From Haloplasma contractile SSD-17B:
CACAATTGGTTTTCTAGCAGCAGTGGCTTCGTCTAGGCGGCGTACAACAGTATGATGTGGGGCCTGTTTAACATAGTCTGGTTTATCTATAGCGAGTTTAGCTATTTCTTTCATTTTATCGACAAAATGATCAAGCATTTCGAGACTTTCCGATTCAGTTGGTTCGATCATCATTGCCTGTTTTACGATTAATGGGAAGTATATAGTTGGCGAATGGAACCCATAGTCTAATAGCAATTTAGCGATATCAAGTGTCGTAACACCTGTAGATTGATCTTCTAACCCATTTAATACAAATTCATGTTTGCATACGTCATCAATTGGCAATTGATATACATCTTTTAATCGTTGTTGTAAGTAGTTAGCACTTAGTACAGCCATTCGACTGATATGCTTTAATCCGTCACTCCCCATTGATAAAATATAGGTATAGGCACGAACTAGGATTCCCACGTTCCCATAAAAACTAGTAATACGGCCAATTGTATTTGGTTTAGTGTAGCTGAGTCTATATGTATCGTCTTCTTTTATTACCTCAGGAACCGGTAAAAATTCAACAAGACGTTGACTGACACCCACAGGTCCACTACCCGGACCTCCTCCACCATGCGGAGTCGAGAATGTCTTATGTAGATTTAAGTGAATTACGTCAAACCCCATGTCACCAGGTCGTACTGTTCCCATGATTGCATTGAGGTTTGCACCATCATAATATGAGAGCCCACCAGCTTCATGTACTAAACGTTGCACTTCTACAATATCTTTTTCAAAAATTCCTAATGTGTTTGGATTTGTAAGCATGATCCCTGCTACTTCATTGCTCAAGTTTTCTTTTAATGATTCGATATTTACAGTTCCATCTTCATTAGATTTAATCTCAATGACATCAAAACCTGCTACTGTTGCACTAGCTGGATTTGTACCATGTGCTGAATCAGGAACGATAATTTTTGTACGTTTTGAATCACCGCGTTTTTCGTGATAAGCCTTAATAATCATTAAACCAATTAGTTCACCATGTGCCCCTGCAAATGGGTTTAACGATACCTTTTTCATCCCTGTAATTTCAGATAAATACTCGGCTAAGTTATAGAGTAGTTCTAATGTTCCTTGACTTAATGATTCATCCACTAGTGGATGAATATTTGAAAATTTAGGAATTGATGCCATGTCTTCGTTAATTTTAGGGTTGTATTTCATCGTACATGATCCTAGTGGATAGAACCCTGTATCAACTCCATAGTTCTTATTCGATAGATTAACGTAGTGCCTCACAACCTGATTTTCACTTACTTCAGGTAGTTCTGCACCTGTCTTTCTCAATAACTGTTCAGGTATTAGCTCGTTAATGTCATAATCCTCAACATCTAACGTCGGTAACGAGTACCCAGCCCTACCGGGTTTTGATAATTCAAAAATTAAATGATCATAATTACGCATGAGCTAACCCTCCTAACACATCGACTAAGTGATCTATTTCCTTTGCCGTTCGCTTTTCAGTCACACAGAACAGGATATGATTTTTAAGTGAGTTATCATAATCACCTAAATGTAAACCTGATATAATCCCTTTTTCATAAAGCGTATTTTTTATTGTATTATAATCATAATCGGATTTGATAACGAACTCATTAAAGAACGGTCCATCATAAACGGCTTCAAAGCCATTTAATGCCGATATCTTTTTAAAAGCATAATGTGATTTTTTTATGTTTTGGAGAGCAACCTCTCGCGTTCCCTGATTCCCTAAAGTTGATAAGTAAACCGTCACTGCCAAGGCATTTAGTGATTGGTTTGAACAAATATTTGAATTTGCTTTTTCTCGTCTAATATGCTGTTCGCGAGCTTGAAGGGTCAAAACAAACGCTCGTTTCCCTTCTATATCGGTTGTTTCACCACAAATACGTCCTGGCATTTTACGCATCAAACTATTCGTTGTAGCTAGAAATCCTATATAAGGTCCACCAAAACTTAACGGAATACCTAGTGGTTGAGCATCACCACATACGATATCTGCCCCAATCTCTCCTGGTGTTTTTAGGACTGGTAAACTTATAGGATTAACATTCATAATCAATAGACTTTTATGTTCATGAATTAGATCTACATATGATTCTACATCTTCAATTCTTCCATAAAAGTTAGGGTTTTGTACAATTACCCCTGCTATAGTATTATCAATTTTATCTTCAAGATCATCACGACTAGTTATGCCATCTTTCGTTTCGATCATTTTAATCTCTACACCTTGATACTTTGCGTAAGTCTTTAAAACACTAAGCGTATTTGGATGTATTGTTTTAGAAACCAATACTTTATTTTTTCTTCGTTTTGCTACAGCCATCATCATTGCTTCTGCTGTACTAGTAGCACCATCGTACATCGAGGCATTACTTACATCCATACCCGTTAGATTCGAAATCATTGTTTGATATTCAAATATATACTGTAAGGTTCCCTGTGCAACTTCTGGTTGATAAGGTGTATAGGCTGTATAGAATTCTGACCGGTTTGTTATATGATGAATAACAGAAGGAATATAATGATCATACGCTCCTGCACCAATAAAACAGGTTAAATCATCAGAAGATTTATTTTTGCTTGCTAAATCCTGTAATCGTTTAGTCACTTCTAACTCACTTAAGCTATTTGTAAAGTTATAATCTCTTTTTAACTTAATCTCACTTGGAACCTCTCGGAATAAATCATCGATGCTAGACACACCAATTGTATCTAGCATCTTCTTTATGTCCTGTTCCGTGTGAGGGATATATTTATGATTCATCCTTCCCACTCCTCACATTAATTATTCATCACAGAATTCTGTGTAAGTTTTACTATTCATAAGCTCATCTAGTTCACTTTCATCACTAATTTCGATAACTGCAATAAAGTTTTGATATGGATCCTCATTTAATAATTCAGGCTGATCTTCTAAATGTTCATTAACCTCTAAAACAGTTCCTGAAATCGGAACAAATAAATCTGATGCTGCCTTAACCGATTCTACTACACCTAAAACATCTCCTGCATTAAGCTCGTCATCCTCTTCAGGAAGTTCTACAAATACAATTTCTCCTAGTGAATGTTGAGCATAATCTGAAATACCTACGTATGCCTTGCTCTCTTCTACTCGAACCCATTCGTGATTTTCAGTGTAATATAAGTTTTCTAGTACCTTCATTTTAGTACCCTCCTAAGTTATTTTTTATAGTTTTTATTAATAAACTTTTTGCTAACAACCTTAGTATCAACTAATCGTTTACGAATCTTAATTTTAATCTCCTCGCCTAAGGTTGTATAGTTTATGTTAATTAGTGCTAAAGCAAGAGGATTTTCATGACCCGGTAGCATGTAACCTGTAGTAATTACCCCAATTTCCTCTTCCGCTTCATTAAGAACAGGATATCCATGTCGTGGTATTCCTTTTCCATGTAACTCTAATCCAACTAATT
This genomic window contains:
- the gcvPB gene encoding aminomethyl-transferring glycine dehydrogenase subunit GcvPB yields the protein MRNYDHLIFELSKPGRAGYSLPTLDVEDYDINELIPEQLLRKTGAELPEVSENQVVRHYVNLSNKNYGVDTGFYPLGSCTMKYNPKINEDMASIPKFSNIHPLVDESLSQGTLELLYNLAEYLSEITGMKKVSLNPFAGAHGELIGLMIIKAYHEKRGDSKRTKIIVPDSAHGTNPASATVAGFDVIEIKSNEDGTVNIESLKENLSNEVAGIMLTNPNTLGIFEKDIVEVQRLVHEAGGLSYYDGANLNAIMGTVRPGDMGFDVIHLNLHKTFSTPHGGGGPGSGPVGVSQRLVEFLPVPEVIKEDDTYRLSYTKPNTIGRITSFYGNVGILVRAYTYILSMGSDGLKHISRMAVLSANYLQQRLKDVYQLPIDDVCKHEFVLNGLEDQSTGVTTLDIAKLLLDYGFHSPTIYFPLIVKQAMMIEPTESESLEMLDHFVDKMKEIAKLAIDKPDYVKQAPHHTVVRRLDEATAARKPIVKWTNEESSNE
- the gcvPA gene encoding aminomethyl-transferring glycine dehydrogenase subunit GcvPA, encoding MNHKYIPHTEQDIKKMLDTIGVSSIDDLFREVPSEIKLKRDYNFTNSLSELEVTKRLQDLASKNKSSDDLTCFIGAGAYDHYIPSVIHHITNRSEFYTAYTPYQPEVAQGTLQYIFEYQTMISNLTGMDVSNASMYDGATSTAEAMMMAVAKRRKNKVLVSKTIHPNTLSVLKTYAKYQGVEIKMIETKDGITSRDDLEDKIDNTIAGVIVQNPNFYGRIEDVESYVDLIHEHKSLLIMNVNPISLPVLKTPGEIGADIVCGDAQPLGIPLSFGGPYIGFLATTNSLMRKMPGRICGETTDIEGKRAFVLTLQAREQHIRREKANSNICSNQSLNALAVTVYLSTLGNQGTREVALQNIKKSHYAFKKISALNGFEAVYDGPFFNEFVIKSDYDYNTIKNTLYEKGIISGLHLGDYDNSLKNHILFCVTEKRTAKEIDHLVDVLGGLAHA
- the gcvH gene encoding glycine cleavage system protein GcvH → MKVLENLYYTENHEWVRVEESKAYVGISDYAQHSLGEIVFVELPEEDDELNAGDVLGVVESVKAASDLFVPISGTVLEVNEHLEDQPELLNEDPYQNFIAVIEISDESELDELMNSKTYTEFCDE